One Opitutaceae bacterium genomic window, TTGGATCCTGCGTAAATGGAATGACCGCGGGCCCCGATGAATGCCCCGAGTGAGGAGACGAATACGATCGACGCGCCATGATTCAGACGCTTTCCCTTGAAGAGGCGCTGGGTGAGGAAGAGGGGAGCTTCCACGTTGATTGCGTAGACCTCGTGGTAGTGACGCTCGGTGGAGAATTTGAAGGGGTGCAGGAGGGTCACGCCGGCACAGTGGCTGATCCCGTCCAACCCGGGCATTTGCGCCACGAGCGCATCGCGTGCGGCGGTTTGGGTCAGATCGGCCGGGTAAGCGAGGTGTTCGCTGCCGGACAGTTCGGCAGCAGTTGCCTCAAGTCGGGATTCATTTCGCCCGGTGATGATCAGCCGGGCGCCCAGTCTGGAGAGGGTGATGGCGGTCTGGCGCCCAAGACCGGCCGTTGCACCGGTGACAAGGATGGTCTTCCCGGT contains:
- a CDS encoding SDR family oxidoreductase, whose translation is MNPFDLTGKTILVTGATAGLGRQTAITLSRLGARLIITGRNESRLEATAAELSGSEHLAYPADLTQTAARDALVAQMPGLDGISHCAGVTLLHPFKFSTERHYHEVYAINVEAPLFLTQRLFKGKRLNHGASIVFVSSLGAFIGARGHSIYAGSKAALVGVMRVLAHELAVSRIRVNCLSPGMVKTEVVDGFAQQVSRELVDADEARYPLGYGHPEDVANAVAFFLSPAGKWITGQNLIMDGGLT